The following are encoded together in the Culex pipiens pallens isolate TS chromosome 1, TS_CPP_V2, whole genome shotgun sequence genome:
- the LOC120430601 gene encoding uncharacterized protein LOC120430601 encodes MRAWRNWTLKNRTSSFQCVTANTYACLEINTHSLVLAARDCRDRGRPEEFLVRCFGSQDVEATFRNLRSMTTMNHTQTNLTFKKIGEKLRRAHMLHQIQHRNRIKFRFPGHTGPTNVSVLPTLPTDAEIKAALSSAEGRASEVLGKLGLLQAEQSFEFSVHALGDRNWEDLIVSDSESDTEDHEDHEPGQEVYEAKHLFSNFSGQIALPNSTSDKHIYLIRDDHGKVFHVKKSSVVWMLTASKVQEKARMIHYKQPIPN; translated from the coding sequence ATGCGGGCGTGGAGGAACTGGACATTGAAGAATAGAACAAGCAGCTTCCAATGTGTGACAGCAAACACGTACGCTTGTCTTGAGATAAATACTCACAGCCTTGTGCTGGCAGCAAGAGACTGCCGCGATCGTGGCCGACCCGAGGAATTCTTAGTGAGGTGTTTCGGCAGTCAGGACGTCGAGGCGACATTCCGGAATCTTCGATCGATGACGACAATGAACCATACCCAGACGAACCTCACTTTCAAGAAAATCGGCGAAAAGCTGCGGCGAGCTCACATGCTGCATCAAATTCAGCACCGTAACCGTATTAAGTTTCGATTCCCTGGTCACACGGGTCCGACCAACGTGTCCGTGCTACCGACACTGCCGACGGATGCTGAAATAAAAGCCGCACTAAGCAGTGCTGAGGGGAGGGCATCTGAGGTCTTGGGCAAGCTTGGCCTCTTGCAGGCTGAACAATCTTTCGAGTTTAGTGTACATGCCCTCGGGGACCGGAACTGGGAAGACTTGATCGTTTCCGATAGTGAGTCTGACACGGAGGACCATGAAGACCATGAACCCGGTCAGGAGGTGTATGAAGCTAAGCAtctgttttcaaacttttcGGGCCAGATCGCGCTGCCTAACAGCACGTCCGATAAGCACATCTACCTGATACGAGATGACCACGGGAAGGTGTTTCACGTTAAGAAGAGTAGTGTAGTGTGGATGCTTACTGCGTCTAAGGTTCAGGAAAAAGCTCGTATGATACATTACAAACAGCCCATACCTAACTAG
- the LOC120430602 gene encoding LOW QUALITY PROTEIN: uncharacterized protein LOC120430602 (The sequence of the model RefSeq protein was modified relative to this genomic sequence to represent the inferred CDS: inserted 1 base in 1 codon; substituted 1 base at 1 genomic stop codon), translating to MNAEERGQIKERFWKRVQKVIGLVPHRVMALLDMFDLSASQVIAEASVEWPKLIEDDIRKSGVEIFDDAVSRGLARSKYDVFGRQQNDLATFSLHAAEEVSINNVGKLIQKYGIRQFIEGSPVLARRCQEIGTDQVNPIADDSKKMLLEKLANYYRQHEECGVDPDYFVDLXDTGDQATVRVTCAVCKKTRPMCKRSGGNWVTNNYYQHVRTHLRGVVRRREEELASLSSEEDTDSDGDGAHGDRAVGGGSGSVEEADVGGGSSVASRNDSVDEAAVGDGSGGASRSGSNEEAANDGGSSAAAIVDGETVVSSGDGGPAESGNDGAAPVSAGGDGAAGSGVCQPSRKSVADLINQYQYAGEEPRDSAAECPVATSKAYNLIKLYETIAFKSACKLHYTDEEKDMSLYRYIMAGKKYHEFMVGNVPGISLATLLRHMDKHTTDIKDGVIDAAGLKRYLTENGYPLTVMLAEDGTRVTPRAQYDERTNTLTGLVAPLDHTGLPKRNYFDASNAQDMADKLKNCRLASTAYVQLAVPLDPNAAPYVLFYMGTDNSFTYADVLKRWLHTIDLLKKHGITVFGIASDGDPTLLKAMLSIMQLADVPCDELGVRFLXKLVQRTYLYQDITHTVNKLARKLFNRKRALMIGISVASVTHLDALLDKVSKDKHGLTYGDLHPTDLMSFRPTEKVMEEAVINLLEEQVPGSEGTVVLLRYMSAIYRAYTDVSLAPIEAISMLWYS from the exons ATGAATGCCGAAGAAAGGGGGCAGATAAAGGAGCGGTTCTGGAAACGTGTCCAGAAGGTGATCGGTCTCGTGCCGCATCGAGTCATGGCCTTGCTGGATATGTTCGACCTGTCAGCATCGCAAGTCATCGCTGAGGCAAGTGTGGAATGGCCGAAACTCATCGAAGATGATATCAGAAAGAGTGGTGTCGAAATTTTCGATGATGCCGTAAGCCGAGGGCTCGCAAGGTCAAAGTACGATGTGTTTGGCCGGCAACAGAACGACCTGGCAACATTCAGTTTGCATGCCGCTGAAGAGGTTTCGATCAACAATGTAGGCAAATTGATCCAAAAGTACGGGATACGCCAATTCATCGAGGGCTCACCGGTACTAGCGAGACGGTGCCAAGAAATTGGTACAGACCAAGTAAATCCTATTGCTGACGATTCGAAGAAAATGCTTCTAGAGAAGTTGGCCAACTACTACCGTCAGCACGAGGAATGTGGAGTCGACCCCGACTACTTCGTAGACT TAGACACCGGGGACCAAGCGACAGTACGTGTTACGTGCGCAGTATGCAAGAAAACACGTCCCATGTGCAAGCGTTCTGGTGGCAATTGGGTTACGAATAATTATTACCAGCATGTTCGTACACATTTACGGGGAGTGGTCCGTAGAAGAGAAGAAGAACTGGCAAGTCTAAGTTCAGAAGAGGACACGGATAGCGATGGAGATGGCGCTCACGGGGATCGCGCTGTTGGTGGTGGCAGTGGAAGCGTTGAGGAAGCTGATGTTGGCGGTGGCAGTAGTGTAGCTTCGAGAAACGATAGCGTTGACGAAGCAGCTGTTGGCGATGGCAGTGGTGGAGCTTCGAGAAGCGGTAGCAATGAGGAAGCTGCAAATGATGGTGGCAGTAGTGCAGCTGCTATTGTCGATGGTGAAACTGTTGTTAGCAGTGGCGATGGTGGACCTGCGGAAAGCGGTAACGATGGTGCAGCTCCTGTTAGCGCTGGCGGTGATGGAGCTGCTGGTAGCGGTGTATGTCAACCGAGCAGAAAGTCGGTGGCAGACTTGATCAATCAGTATCAATACGCCGGCGAAG AACCACGGGACAGTGCAGCCGAATGTCCTGTGGCAACTTCCAAGGCTTATAACCTGATTAAGCTCTATGAGACCATCGCATTTAAGAGTGCATGCAAGTTACACTACACCGATGAAGAAAAGGACATGTCGTTGTATCGATACATAATGGCTGGGAAGAAGTATCATGAGTTCATGGTTGGGAATGTTCCCGGCATAAGCCTAGCTACCCTTCTAAGGCACATGGACAAACATACAACGGACATTAAAGATG GGGTGATCGACGCGGCGGGTCTGAAGCGTTACCTGACCGAGAACGGCTATCCGCTGACGGTGATGCTTGCGGAGGATGGGACGAGGGTTACCCCGCGTGCCCAGTACGACGAGCGAACAAACACTTTGACTGGACTAGTAGCTCCGCTTGACCACACGGGACTTCCCAAACGAAACTACTTTGACGCCAGCAATGCGCAGGATATGGCtgacaagttgaaaaattgccGACTGGCAAGCACTGCATACGTTCAACTAGCAGTACCTCTAGATCCAAATGCGGCCCCGTACGTGCTGTTCTACATGGGTACGGACAACAGCTTTACGTATGCAGATGTACTCAAGCGTTGGCTTCACACCATCGACTTGCTGAAGAAGCATGGCATCACCGTTtttggtatagcttcagatgggGACCCAACTCTCCTGAAGGCAATGCTCAGCATCATGCAATTGGCAGATGTACCGTGTGATGAGCTAGGTGTTagatttctttgaaaacttgttcAGCGCACCTATCTGTACCAAGATATAACGCACACAGTGAACAAACTAGCGCGCAAGTTGTTCAATCGCAAACGAGCGTTAATGATTGGTATATCGGTGGCTAGCGTTACCCACCTCGATGCCCTGTTGGATAAGGTTTCGAAGGACAAACACGGTCTCACGTACGGTGATCTTCACCCGACCGACCTCATGAGCTTTCGACCTACGGAAAAAGTAATGGAGGAAGCCGTTATCAACCTGTTGGAGGAACAAGTGCCTGGTAGCGAGGGCACGGTAGTGCTGCTCCGCTACATGAGCGCTATATACCGAGCATATACTGATGTATCGTTGGCGCCGATTGAAGCCATCTCAATGCTCTGGTACAGTTAA